One Ricinus communis isolate WT05 ecotype wild-type chromosome 1, ASM1957865v1, whole genome shotgun sequence DNA window includes the following coding sequences:
- the LOC125369936 gene encoding uncharacterized protein LOC125369936: MEINQSNSKLLAAIMKQLRELQGDLWKHEARMDAFAKLSLKMGERVGDLENTASSGGNPTYRNFQEEDRSFKLELPEFDGSSDPENFLDWVRRMESVFDYKDFDDRRRCKMVVLRLTKLAGLWYDNLKAKRRREEKEKIESWEKLKKKMERHWVPREYEQDQYVKLTRLTQGDLSVDEYVREFERLGLMCDLQEKEPLKIARFTKGLSKPISHKVDLMSFSTFDEVVIVARKVEAQVKQEKPKANTSGVKTPYKPYIPFRKSESSSSSSKQLSSTNRVSYNLRKSESSSSSSKQLSSTNPSKFQSGKSSFKQEGFKRTCYKCQERGHIASECPKRNILTIHPSEEDSYSYGSESNNEDVEEYDTEENDNPLCGVVRRVLHSEPLKDMQQRENLFHTRCKVLYKTCDVIVDGGSCTDVASTELVSRLKLPLRNHAKPYKLNWLSNETSLKVKKQALVSFTIGNYHDERWCDVLPMSACHILLGRPWQFDRNVVHDGVSNIYLNFPMYFLVISERIATFRGIEHAIDLIPGAPLPNKVAYRCNPEQAKELQRQVEELMEKGYVRESLSPCLVRALLVPKKEGTWRMCIDSRAINNITIKYRFPMPRLQDMFDELSGAKIFSKIDLRSGYHQMRIREGDEWKSLSKRNKGCMSGLSCHLDFAMPLVRS, from the exons ATGGAAATAAATCAGTCTAATTCTAAATTGTTGGCTGCTATCATGAAGCAACTTCGTGAGTTACAAGGAGACTTGTGGAAACATGAAGCTAGGATGGATGCCTTTGCGAAACTATCCTTAAAGATGGGAGAACGTGTTGGAGACTTGGAGAACACAGCAAGCTCCGGTGGGAATCCTACCTATCGAAATTTTCAAGAAGAAGATAGGAGTTTCAAATTGGAACTTCCTGAATTTGATGGCTCAAGTGATCCGGAAAACTTCTTAGATTGGGTTCGAAGAATGGAAAGTGTCTTTGATTATAAAGACTTTGATGATAGGAGGAGGTGTAAGATGGTTGTCCTTAGATTAACAAAGCTTGCTGGGCTTTGGTATGACAATCTAAAAGCCAAGAGacgaagagaagagaaagaaaagatcgaGTCATGGGAGAAActcaagaagaaaatggagagGCATTGGGTACCACGTGAGTATGAGCAAGATCAATATGTCAAGCTAACTCGACTAACTCAAGGCGATCTCAGTGTTGATGAGTATGTTCGTGAATTTGAGAGGCTAGGCTTGATGTGTGACTTGCAAGAGAAGGAGCCCCTCAAGATTGCTCGTTTCACTAAAGGGCTGTCCAAACCCATCTCTCACAAGGTAGATCTTATGAGCTTTTCTACTTTTGATGAAGTTGTGATAGTAGCTAGGAAGGTGGAAGCACAAGTGAAACAGGAGAAGCCTAAGGCGAACACAAGTGGCGTCAAGACTCCATATAAACCATACATACCTTTTAGGAAGAGTGAGTCTTCTTCTAGCTCTTCTAAACAACTTTCTTCTActaatcgtgttagctacaatctaag GAAGAGTGAGTCTTCTTCTAGCTCTTCTAAACAACTTTCTTCTACTAATCCTTCAAAGTTTCAAAGTGGAAAATCTAGTTTTAAGCAAGAAGGATTCAAGAGGACTTGTTACAAGTGCCAAGAACGTGGGCATATTGCTAGTGAATGCCCAAAAAGGAATATTCTCACAATTCACCCGAGTGAGGAGGATTCTTACAGCTATGGATCTGAAAGTAACAATGAAGATGTTGAGGAGTATGATACGGAGGAGAATGACAACCCTCTTTGTGGAGTTGTTAGGAGAGTCTTACATTCTGAACCTCTCAAAGACATGCAGCAACGAGAGAACCTTTTCCATACAAGGTGCAAGGTTCTTTATAAGACATGTGATGTGATTGTTGATGGAGGATCATGCACGGATGTGGCATCCACAGAACTTGTCAGTAGGCTTAAGCTTCCTCTTCGAAATCATGCTAAGCCTTACAAATTGAATTGGTTGAGTAATGAAACTAGTTTGAAGGTCAAGAAACAAGCTTTAGTTTCATTTACAATTGGCAATTATCATGATGAACGTTGGTGTGATGTATTGCCTATGAGTGCATGTCATATTTTGCTTGGTAgaccatggcaatttgatagaaatgtTGTACATGATGgtgtttctaatatatatctg AATTTTCCGATGTATTTCCTAGTGATTTCTGAAAGGATCGCCACCTTTCGTGGGATTGAGCATGCAATTGACTTAATCCCGGGAGCCCCATTGCCTAACAAAGTAGCCTATCGGTGTAATCCCGAGCAAGCTAAAGAGTTgcaaaggcaagtggaagaactaATGGAGAAAGGTTATGTGCGTGAGAGCCTTAGTCCATGTCTTGTTAGAGCTcttttagtgcctaagaaagaaggaacatggagaatgtgtattGATAGTCGTGCAATCAATAACATAACTATCAAATATAGATTTCCTATGCCTAGGCTCCAAGATATGTTTGATGAATTGAGTGGTGCCAAAATTTTTAGCAAGATTGATTTGAGGAGTGGCTACCATCAAATGAGAATTCgagaaggtgatgaatggaagaGCCTTTCAAAACGAAACAAGGGTTGTATGAGTGgcttgtcatgccatttggacTTTGCAATGCCCCTAGTTCGTTCATGA